A genomic region of Candidatus Delongbacteria bacterium contains the following coding sequences:
- a CDS encoding PDZ domain-containing protein: MSQPRRIALAGFLSLALATLALGRGYMGIYPGEQPVSLDDRGLEGTGVLVTRVLPDSPAKEGGMLAGDVLVRFNDHRLMDGDDLHYFLRKQDPGDKVSMGVWRDGKEVTLSLELSGPVEENDVSPLWSKAMRESAEDRGFLGVVAMEVSDEVLASLKVEPGYGVLINEVVKESGALKGGVKPGDVLCELDGSPVYSISRLGKLCRRLEPGTEVSLTLYRAGKLITLKATLGNQADSRGWFGDADLPFGGPHLQGLSQLSNLSTVLEGIHGPTDSETDLDAPNDMHFHFEWDSQENEAQ, encoded by the coding sequence GTGAGCCAACCACGACGCATCGCACTGGCCGGCTTCCTGAGCCTGGCGCTGGCCACTCTCGCCCTGGGGCGCGGGTACATGGGCATCTATCCCGGCGAGCAACCCGTATCGCTGGACGACCGCGGACTGGAAGGCACCGGCGTGCTGGTCACGCGCGTGCTGCCCGACTCCCCGGCCAAGGAGGGCGGCATGCTGGCGGGCGATGTGCTGGTGCGCTTCAACGATCACCGCCTGATGGACGGCGACGACCTGCACTACTTCCTGCGCAAGCAGGATCCGGGCGACAAGGTCAGCATGGGAGTCTGGCGCGACGGCAAGGAAGTCACGCTCTCGCTGGAACTCAGCGGCCCCGTGGAAGAGAATGATGTCTCACCGCTGTGGTCCAAGGCGATGCGCGAATCCGCCGAAGACAGAGGATTTCTGGGTGTGGTGGCCATGGAAGTCAGCGACGAGGTGCTGGCCAGCCTCAAGGTCGAGCCGGGCTACGGCGTGCTGATCAATGAAGTGGTCAAGGAGAGCGGCGCACTGAAGGGTGGCGTCAAGCCCGGGGATGTGCTCTGCGAACTGGACGGCAGCCCCGTCTACAGCATCTCGCGCCTGGGCAAGCTCTGCCGCCGACTGGAACCGGGTACCGAAGTCAGTCTCACACTGTATCGCGCGGGCAAGCTGATCACCCTGAAGGCCACCCTGGGCAACCAGGCCGATTCACGCGGGTGGTTCGGCGACGCGGACCTGCCCTTCGGCGGCCCACACCTCCAGGGGTTGAGCCAGTTGAGCAACCTGAGCACGGTGCTGGAAGGCATCCACGGCCCCACCGACTCCGAGACCGATCTGGACGCCCCCAACGACATGCACTTCCACTTCGAGTGGGACTCGCAGGAGAACGAAGCCCAGTAG
- a CDS encoding carbohydrate binding family 9 domain-containing protein, whose amino-acid sequence MLMASNRTIKGQRRQILRRVFWLRCLLTALLGAVPLQAAPSSDHRAEALRVDVGPRLDGQLNDAAWRDARWIEGLTQKDPEEGLPAGEPTRVAFVYDAHSLYIAAELFTPISGQLSTRMSPRDDMGQTQSFFISLDTYHDRRTAYTFGVTAAGVQVDFYHPRDEEFFQILTWDPVWEVRTSVEPDRWIVEARIPFSQLRFNPVDEQVWGLQLDRWSPERGTEDYWVWIPREETGWASRFGELHGIRGLTPSHRVELMPYAAGSALFPHSRDPLDPFHDSSELDGRIGADLKMGLGSNLTLDATINPDFGQVEADPAELNLTAFETFFNERRPFFLEGDRLLRGNGPTYYYSRRIGASPRGLISDPGVTHEDRPHNSSILGAAKLSGRLPSGLSIAVLGALSDRETSRTFRAADGVRGEQVVEPLSAYQVLRLQQDLEASASAFGLSLTHTGRWFEGETALQDLLPREAWSGGVDWDWNLRQGLYSLDGYWGFSQVSGSEDALARIQLRPAHYFQRPDADHIHYDPTRTSLSGWTSRLSFARVGGRHWRWNAGAAAESPGFELNDLGSLNSADDIDGWTELSWVQNESAGIFRRWNLNGSQYLGWNFGGEPQYHQLEGSFWGEFPSYWNMSVGLGRDLPTQSDSRTRGGESMGLGGRHRYWAEVHSDELRKPNSVAAGANGGWGADQYWTQEGWVFVRMRMGSRWELRLNPSVTRLLEPAQYVTRTTDSAGRSRTVFARLDSREQRLAFRVRHTVSPRLRVEAYLEPYIASASFTDFGEPVARGSQNLRRFQAEGLLEPGEDFAYTVSDPEGDFSFSRPDVRYASWRSNLVLRWDWRLGSSFYLVWQQNRETFASRRNPEDGLNLGNPLGVGGDNLIAMKFSYWIPVG is encoded by the coding sequence ATGCTCATGGCCTCGAATCGCACGATCAAGGGGCAGCGTCGCCAGATCCTGCGCCGGGTCTTCTGGCTGCGCTGCCTGCTGACGGCCCTGCTGGGAGCCGTTCCGCTGCAGGCGGCACCGTCCAGCGATCACCGGGCCGAGGCACTGCGGGTGGACGTGGGACCGCGCCTCGACGGGCAACTGAATGATGCGGCCTGGCGGGACGCCCGCTGGATCGAGGGCCTGACCCAGAAGGACCCCGAGGAAGGACTGCCCGCGGGCGAACCCACGCGCGTGGCATTCGTGTACGACGCACACAGCCTGTACATCGCGGCCGAATTGTTCACCCCGATCTCGGGCCAGCTTTCCACGCGAATGAGTCCGCGCGACGACATGGGTCAGACCCAGAGCTTCTTCATCTCGCTGGATACCTACCACGACCGGCGCACGGCCTATACTTTCGGTGTGACGGCCGCGGGCGTGCAGGTGGACTTCTACCATCCGCGCGACGAAGAATTCTTCCAGATCCTGACCTGGGACCCGGTCTGGGAAGTGCGCACGAGCGTGGAACCGGATCGCTGGATCGTGGAAGCCCGGATTCCCTTCTCCCAACTGCGCTTCAACCCGGTGGACGAGCAGGTCTGGGGGCTGCAACTGGATCGCTGGAGCCCCGAGCGCGGCACCGAGGATTATTGGGTCTGGATTCCGCGGGAAGAAACCGGCTGGGCCTCGCGCTTCGGGGAACTGCACGGGATCCGTGGCCTGACACCTTCGCACCGGGTCGAACTGATGCCCTACGCGGCGGGCTCGGCCCTGTTCCCGCACAGCCGTGATCCGCTGGATCCTTTTCACGACTCCAGCGAACTGGACGGGCGAATCGGCGCCGACCTGAAGATGGGCCTGGGCAGCAATCTGACCCTGGATGCCACCATCAATCCGGACTTCGGCCAGGTGGAAGCGGATCCGGCCGAGCTGAATCTGACCGCCTTCGAGACCTTCTTCAACGAGCGCCGGCCCTTCTTTCTCGAGGGCGACCGCCTGCTGCGCGGCAACGGCCCCACCTACTATTATTCGCGCCGGATCGGAGCCTCGCCGCGCGGGTTGATCAGCGATCCCGGTGTGACGCACGAGGACCGTCCCCACAATTCCAGCATCCTGGGTGCGGCCAAGCTCAGCGGGCGTCTGCCTTCGGGGCTGTCCATCGCTGTGCTCGGCGCCCTCTCGGACCGTGAGACATCGCGCACCTTCCGCGCCGCTGACGGTGTCCGCGGCGAACAGGTGGTGGAACCGCTCTCGGCCTATCAGGTGCTGCGCCTGCAGCAGGATCTGGAAGCCAGCGCATCGGCCTTCGGGCTCAGTCTGACACACACGGGCCGCTGGTTCGAGGGCGAAACCGCGCTTCAGGACCTGCTGCCCCGCGAGGCCTGGTCGGGCGGGGTGGACTGGGACTGGAACCTGCGCCAGGGCCTGTACTCGCTGGATGGCTACTGGGGCTTCAGCCAGGTCAGCGGCAGCGAGGACGCCCTCGCACGCATCCAGTTGCGTCCGGCCCACTACTTCCAGCGCCCGGATGCGGATCACATCCACTACGACCCCACGCGCACCAGCCTGAGTGGGTGGACCTCCAGGCTATCATTCGCGCGCGTCGGTGGCCGGCACTGGCGCTGGAATGCAGGTGCCGCCGCCGAATCCCCGGGTTTTGAACTGAACGATCTGGGCAGCCTCAATTCGGCGGACGACATCGACGGCTGGACCGAACTCAGCTGGGTCCAGAACGAGAGCGCCGGCATCTTCCGCCGCTGGAACCTGAATGGCTCACAGTATCTGGGCTGGAATTTTGGCGGCGAGCCGCAGTATCACCAGCTCGAAGGCAGTTTCTGGGGCGAGTTTCCCAGCTACTGGAACATGAGCGTGGGGCTGGGGCGCGACCTGCCCACCCAGAGCGATTCCCGCACGCGCGGGGGCGAATCCATGGGCCTTGGGGGACGGCACCGCTACTGGGCCGAAGTCCACAGCGACGAGCTGCGCAAGCCCAATTCGGTGGCCGCCGGAGCCAACGGCGGCTGGGGCGCCGACCAGTACTGGACCCAGGAAGGGTGGGTCTTCGTGCGCATGCGCATGGGCTCGCGCTGGGAACTGCGCCTGAACCCCAGCGTGACACGCCTGCTGGAACCGGCCCAGTACGTCACGCGCACCACCGACAGCGCGGGCCGCAGCCGCACGGTCTTCGCCCGGCTGGATTCCCGCGAGCAGCGCCTGGCCTTCCGCGTACGTCATACGGTCAGCCCCCGGCTGCGCGTCGAAGCCTACCTGGAACCCTACATCGCCAGCGCCAGCTTCACGGATTTTGGCGAACCTGTGGCCCGGGGCAGCCAGAACCTGCGCCGCTTCCAGGCGGAAGGTCTGCTGGAGCCGGGCGAGGACTTCGCGTACACGGTGAGCGATCCAGAGGGTGACTTCTCCTTCAGCCGCCCCGACGTGCGCTACGCCAGCTGGCGCAGCAACCTGGTCCTGCGCTGGGACTGGCGTCTGGGCTCCAGCTTCTACCTGGTGTGGCAACAGAACCGCGAGACCTTCGCTTCCCGGCGCAACCCCGAGGACGGTCTCAATCTGGGCAACCCTCTGGGAGTCGGCGGCGACAACCTGATCGCGATGAAGTTCAGCTACTGGATTCCCGTGGGGTGA
- a CDS encoding DUF2400 family protein produces the protein MNESRIERLRRLLDPLVARHQAQRPASDPFALSRGFAHPRDRELCALLCALYDFGPEAERHDALKRLFNRLGEKPARVLSRSNRTMLAELAEGMAFGFLKAEDSALLLHALRVTLRQHESLEALYQYARGEGGKRNSLATLDRFMILIGRVLNAEERARPGLAHLLPRPAKGSPVRRLHLFLRHMVRPDDGVDTGLWSQPPASRLQLPLSSSQHRLMLALKISTRQICNRGAVSEATRNLALLDPQDPVRYHLAFEQLEADGVDEAALLTLFRRA, from the coding sequence GTGAACGAGTCCCGCATCGAACGTCTGCGCCGCCTGCTGGATCCACTGGTGGCGCGCCATCAGGCCCAGCGCCCCGCCAGCGATCCTTTCGCTTTGAGCCGCGGCTTTGCCCATCCGCGGGACCGGGAACTCTGTGCACTGCTGTGCGCGCTCTACGACTTCGGGCCGGAGGCGGAGCGCCACGATGCGCTGAAACGGCTCTTCAACCGGCTGGGTGAAAAACCGGCGCGCGTCTTGTCGCGCAGCAATCGCACCATGCTGGCCGAACTGGCCGAGGGCATGGCCTTCGGTTTTCTCAAGGCGGAGGACAGCGCGCTGCTGCTGCATGCGCTGCGCGTGACGCTGCGCCAGCACGAGAGCCTGGAAGCCCTCTACCAGTATGCGCGCGGCGAGGGCGGCAAACGCAATTCGCTGGCCACCCTGGACCGCTTCATGATCCTGATCGGCCGGGTGCTGAATGCCGAGGAGCGTGCGCGCCCCGGGCTGGCCCATCTGCTGCCCCGGCCCGCCAAGGGCAGTCCGGTCAGGCGGCTGCATCTTTTCCTGCGGCACATGGTGCGCCCCGACGATGGCGTCGACACCGGACTGTGGAGCCAGCCGCCCGCCTCGCGCCTGCAATTGCCGCTGTCCAGCAGCCAGCACCGGTTGATGCTGGCACTCAAGATCAGCACGCGCCAGATCTGCAACCGCGGGGCGGTCAGCGAAGCGACCCGCAACCTGGCCCTGCTGGATCCCCAGGACCCCGTGCGCTACCACCTGGCCTTCGAGCAACTGGAAGCCGACGGAGTCGACGAGGCGGCGCTGCTGACCCTCTTCAGACGAGCCTGA
- a CDS encoding DHH family phosphoesterase — translation MSMLDSGPATPGLPADSPEATPLTVDWQPVVDFIRGGHSFVLTTHIHSDGDGLGSQSALAHALLALGKSVKIINPTKVDDVYTYLMDGLDHACAADLDEARAQLPAGVDRAVVLDVSTRERTGVLDPLFREQNLPQLVIDHHVSSEYTGALCYIFPRSGSTGEVIHSLVRALALPLSQPIARALYTAIYTDTGGFSNTATSGINLEIAARCVGAGADPVWIHDRIHQQHPLGRLRLMGWMLEGLKSLAGGTIHSSMITLDMFAKTGTGREHTEGFVSNGLKVAGSEISLLFTETSASSCKVSLRSKGRYDVNALAAGFGGGGHRNAAGLTLALPVEEGRALIEEAAVALVKDSHSVS, via the coding sequence ATGAGCATGCTCGATTCCGGGCCCGCCACCCCTGGATTGCCGGCCGATTCGCCCGAGGCGACTCCGCTCACCGTCGATTGGCAACCGGTCGTGGACTTCATTCGCGGCGGCCACTCCTTCGTTCTCACCACCCACATCCACTCGGATGGCGACGGACTGGGCAGTCAGTCGGCGCTGGCCCATGCGCTGCTGGCCCTGGGCAAGAGCGTGAAGATCATCAATCCGACCAAGGTCGATGATGTCTACACCTACCTGATGGACGGGCTCGACCATGCCTGCGCCGCCGACCTGGACGAGGCGCGTGCCCAGTTGCCCGCTGGAGTCGACCGTGCGGTGGTCCTGGATGTGTCCACGCGGGAACGCACGGGCGTTCTGGATCCACTGTTTCGCGAGCAGAATCTGCCCCAGCTGGTGATCGACCACCATGTCTCCAGCGAGTACACGGGTGCGCTGTGTTACATCTTCCCGCGCAGCGGCAGCACGGGCGAAGTGATCCACTCGCTGGTCCGCGCCCTCGCACTTCCCTTGAGCCAGCCGATCGCTCGGGCGCTTTACACGGCCATCTACACCGATACCGGCGGGTTCTCGAACACGGCCACCTCGGGCATCAACCTCGAGATCGCCGCCCGCTGTGTGGGTGCGGGCGCCGATCCGGTCTGGATTCACGACCGGATCCACCAGCAGCACCCCCTGGGCCGACTGCGTCTCATGGGCTGGATGCTGGAAGGGCTCAAGAGCCTGGCGGGCGGCACGATTCACAGCAGCATGATCACACTGGACATGTTCGCGAAGACCGGCACCGGCCGCGAGCACACCGAAGGCTTCGTCAGCAACGGGCTGAAAGTGGCCGGCTCCGAAATCTCGCTGCTCTTCACCGAGACCTCGGCCAGCAGCTGCAAGGTCAGCCTGCGCAGCAAGGGCCGCTACGATGTCAACGCCCTTGCGGCGGGTTTCGGCGGCGGCGGACACCGCAATGCGGCCGGACTGACTCTGGCTCTGCCCGTCGAAGAAGGCCGCGCCCTGATCGAAGAGGCCGCCGTGGCCCTGGTCAAGGACTCACACAGCGTATCCTGA
- a CDS encoding TIGR03960 family B12-binding radical SAM protein produces the protein MATPRPSVDFQLIEDHILPRVNNPGRYIGGELNRIVKDWDRAEVRLALCFPDVYEIGMSYTVGFGILYKLVNALDFALAERVYAPWTDMEARLREHGQPIYSLESRHALSEFQVVGFTLQYEMHYTNILTMLDLAGIPQRAEERGEEDPFVIVGGPCAYNCEAAADFFDCVLAGDGERALPRFLQLVRETRGLPRLERLKIFAKEENVYVPQFYRSTWGQDDNGLQRFLGMERTQPEAREKVMPALIDDLDPANYPDEPLVPIIEATFTRLSVEVMRGCSRGCRFCHAGMVYRPVRQRKPEDVLAQARKSLEKTGFKEVSLLSLSTGDYEPLAEFLDTALDEFTASDTAISFPSLRTEMFTPRMAQAASSMRTSGMTFAPEAGTERLRAIINKGNTDEDLYAAVRTAFEYGWRSIKLYFMIGLPFETDDDVRGIVDTANTVVRIGRQFGKVKVKAAVSPHSPKANTPFQWFGQPTIEEFHHKVAVLRAHRREKEVHLDWRDPEVSFVEDALGRGDRRISRVIQRAWQLGARFDAWTSEFNYDLWVKAFEDCGLTMAEFTRERAEDEVLPWEHTSGHLSKRWLLKSWHQAKLEVWKPDCRESNCTACGACTPAMVKKVVGSLTPIGERSDERLKARDNVVKRSRELPTARHTLRITYRKEGVARFVGHLDLLEHMTRALGIVKAPVAWTQGFSPRMRLNFGPPLPLGWVGSNEVLDIELAEPWTDVERLFAHMPEGLVLGSWSFSENKLPTVAGRFGRQQLGLVSNSPGELERHLEELQGLESYIVPRERKGRRTDVDLRPFYLGHSRLDPADPASCGASLLVDLAIVEGRSARPEELLGGPDSALLPERVVRLEQFLDRDGQWIRPLEECS, from the coding sequence ATGGCCACTCCCCGCCCGTCCGTCGACTTCCAGCTGATCGAGGATCACATCCTGCCGCGGGTCAACAACCCGGGCCGCTACATCGGCGGCGAACTGAACCGCATCGTCAAGGACTGGGACCGCGCCGAGGTGCGCCTGGCCCTCTGTTTTCCCGATGTCTACGAGATCGGGATGAGCTACACGGTGGGCTTCGGCATTCTGTACAAGCTGGTCAACGCCCTCGATTTCGCCCTGGCCGAGCGGGTCTACGCTCCCTGGACCGACATGGAGGCGCGCCTGCGCGAGCACGGCCAGCCGATCTACTCGCTGGAAAGCCGCCATGCGCTGAGCGAGTTCCAGGTGGTGGGCTTCACCCTGCAGTACGAGATGCACTACACCAACATCCTGACCATGCTGGATCTGGCCGGCATTCCCCAGCGGGCCGAGGAGCGCGGCGAGGAGGATCCCTTCGTGATCGTGGGTGGTCCCTGCGCCTACAACTGCGAAGCCGCGGCCGACTTCTTCGACTGCGTGCTGGCCGGCGATGGCGAGCGCGCCCTGCCGCGTTTCCTGCAGCTCGTGCGTGAGACGCGCGGACTGCCCCGGCTGGAACGGCTGAAGATCTTCGCCAAGGAAGAAAATGTCTACGTGCCCCAGTTCTATCGCTCGACCTGGGGCCAGGACGACAACGGCCTCCAGCGTTTTCTGGGCATGGAACGCACCCAGCCCGAGGCGCGCGAGAAGGTGATGCCCGCGCTGATCGACGACCTGGACCCGGCCAACTACCCGGATGAACCGCTGGTGCCCATCATCGAGGCCACCTTCACGCGCCTCTCCGTCGAGGTGATGCGTGGCTGCAGCCGGGGTTGCCGCTTCTGCCACGCGGGCATGGTCTACCGCCCCGTGCGCCAGCGCAAGCCCGAGGATGTGCTGGCCCAGGCGCGCAAGAGTCTGGAGAAGACGGGCTTCAAGGAAGTCTCGCTGCTCTCGCTCAGCACGGGCGACTACGAGCCCCTGGCCGAGTTCCTGGACACGGCGCTGGACGAGTTCACCGCCAGTGACACGGCCATCAGTTTTCCCAGCCTGCGCACCGAGATGTTCACTCCGCGCATGGCCCAGGCCGCCAGTTCCATGCGTACCTCGGGCATGACCTTCGCACCCGAGGCGGGCACCGAGCGCCTGCGTGCGATCATCAACAAGGGCAACACGGACGAGGATCTCTATGCCGCCGTGCGCACGGCCTTCGAGTACGGCTGGCGCAGCATCAAGCTCTATTTCATGATCGGGCTGCCCTTCGAGACCGACGACGATGTGCGCGGCATCGTGGACACGGCCAACACGGTAGTCCGCATCGGCCGCCAGTTCGGCAAGGTCAAGGTCAAGGCGGCGGTCAGCCCGCACAGCCCCAAGGCCAACACGCCCTTCCAGTGGTTCGGCCAGCCCACCATCGAGGAGTTTCACCACAAGGTGGCCGTGTTGCGCGCCCATCGCCGCGAGAAGGAAGTCCATCTGGACTGGCGTGATCCCGAAGTCAGTTTCGTCGAAGACGCCCTGGGGCGCGGCGATCGCCGGATCAGCCGCGTGATCCAGCGTGCCTGGCAGCTGGGTGCGCGTTTTGACGCCTGGACCAGCGAGTTCAACTACGATCTCTGGGTCAAGGCTTTTGAGGACTGCGGTCTGACCATGGCCGAATTCACGCGCGAGCGGGCCGAGGACGAGGTGTTGCCCTGGGAGCACACCAGCGGGCACCTGAGCAAGCGCTGGCTGCTGAAGAGCTGGCACCAGGCCAAGCTGGAAGTCTGGAAACCCGACTGCCGCGAGAGCAACTGCACCGCCTGCGGCGCCTGCACGCCCGCGATGGTCAAGAAGGTGGTGGGCAGCCTGACCCCCATCGGCGAGCGCTCGGACGAGCGTCTGAAGGCCCGCGACAACGTGGTCAAGCGTTCGCGCGAGCTGCCCACCGCGCGCCACACCCTGCGCATCACCTACCGCAAGGAAGGGGTGGCCCGTTTCGTGGGGCACCTGGACCTGCTGGAACACATGACCCGCGCGCTGGGCATCGTCAAGGCCCCGGTGGCCTGGACCCAGGGTTTCAGCCCGCGGATGAGGCTCAATTTCGGCCCGCCCCTGCCGTTGGGCTGGGTCGGCTCGAACGAGGTGCTGGACATCGAGCTGGCCGAGCCCTGGACGGATGTCGAGCGGCTCTTCGCCCACATGCCCGAAGGTCTCGTGCTGGGCAGCTGGTCCTTCAGCGAAAACAAACTGCCCACCGTGGCCGGGCGCTTCGGGCGCCAGCAGCTGGGACTGGTCAGCAATTCCCCCGGGGAGCTGGAGCGGCACCTGGAGGAGCTTCAGGGGCTTGAGTCCTATATTGTGCCCCGCGAACGAAAAGGCCGCCGCACCGACGTGGATCTGCGCCCATTCTACCTGGGGCATTCGCGCCTGGATCCGGCGGATCCCGCCAGCTGCGGAGCGTCCCTGCTGGTGGATCTGGCCATCGTGGAAGGACGCAGCGCCCGCCCCGAGGAACTGCTGGGCGGCCCGGACTCGGCCCTGCTGCCGGAACGGGTCGTGCGCCTGGAGCAGTTTCTGGACCGGGACGGCCAATGGATCCGTCCGCTTGAGGAGTGTTCATGA